The following are encoded together in the Silurus meridionalis isolate SWU-2019-XX chromosome 2, ASM1480568v1, whole genome shotgun sequence genome:
- the rhd gene encoding rh blood group, D antigen yields MAPKYAPSLRARLPPVAFLLQTTFIVIFTFCVEIEDSRNEKEEVFIYTYAKFQDIHVMVFLGFGFLATFLVRYGFSSSAFNVLVAAMAVQWATILNGILMSQHFGDSKIHINLKSLVDAELCAASALVAMGAINGKTNPVQLLIFTLIEVTGFVLNQWLIQTLFKRPIQMHWLYSTTLINIFGGLFGLMTTRVLFRSKMEPKHEKEKVGRTSGLFAMFGTLFLWMFWPSLNSALESNIGRSEKRISVLCNTYLSLAVSAVTAMAFSVLSSSKGKMNLVHIQSSMLAGGIAVGGTVTLAPAPWVAMTIGFCASLLSTLGFRYLKDHMLFAFDCHDTNGVLFVHAVPGILGWFAQLILSLASISHSTIAVRFAVHHICILLITVSMSLVMGVITGLILKWKFWKPQLDRNCYDDQAFWEFPHLLTHK; encoded by the exons TCGAGGACTCTAGGAATGAAAAGGAAGAggtgtttatttatacatatgcaA AGTTCCAGGACATCCATGTGATGGTGTTTCTGGGCTTTGGCTTCTTGGCTACTTTTTTGGTACGCTACGGTTTCAGCAGCTCGGCGTTCAATGTGCTGGTTGCTGCCATGGCCGTGCAGTGGGCCACCATCCTAAATGGCATCCTTATGTCTCAACATTTTGGGGACAGCAAGATCCATATCAACCTAAAAAG TTTGGTAGACGCTGAGCTGTGTGCGGCTTCGGCTCTTGTGGCTATGGGTGCCATTAATGGAAAAACCAACCCAGTCCAGCTTCTGATATTTACCCTGATAGAGGTCACTGGGTTTGTACTAAACCAGTGGCTCATACAAACCTTGTTCAAG AGACCGATACAGATGCATTGGCTGTACAGCACCACGCTCATCAACATATTTGGCGGTCTCTTCGGTTTGATGACAACACGTGTACTTTTCCGTAGCAAAATGGAGCCGAAGCACGAGAAAGAAAAGGTTGGCAGGACGTCGGGCCTCTTTGCCATGTTTG GGACTTTGTTCCTATGGATGTTCTGGCCCAGTTTGAACTCGGCACTGGAGAGCAACATCGGAAGATCGGAAAAGCGCATCAGTGTGTTGTGCAACACGTATTTGTCTCTGGCCGTCAGTGCTGTCACAGCGATGGCTTTCTCTGTGCTCTCCAGCTCTAAAGGCAAGATGAACTTG GTGCATATTCAGAGCTCCATGCTGGCTGGTGGCATCGCTGTCGGTGGTACCGTGACCTTGGCTCCTGCTCCCTGGGTTGCCATGACGATTGGCTTTTGTGCTTCTCTTTTGTCGACTCTGGGATTTCGATATTTGAAG GACCACATGCTATTTGCTTTTGATTGCCACGATACCAATGGTGTCCTATTTGTTCATGCAGTGCCAGGAATTCTGGGATGGTTTGCTCAACTCATCTTGTCTCTGGCCAGTATCAGTCACAGcacaat AGCTGTCCGGTTTGCTGTCCATCACATCTGTATTTTGCTCATCACAGTCTCAATGAGTCTGGTTATGGGTGTTATCACAG gaCTGATTTTGAAATGGAAATTCTGGAAACCTCAGCTGGACAGGAATTGCTATGATGACCAGGCCTTCTGGGAg TTCCCGCATCTGCTTACGCACAAGTAA
- the tmem50a gene encoding transmembrane protein 50A → MSGFLDGIRCGDCECNIDWAEKRNTIASIAAGVLFFTGWWIIIDAAIMYPKEQDFHHAYHACGVIATIAFLMINAVSNGQVRGDSYSEGCMGQTGARVWLFIGFMLAFGSLIASMWILFGGFVVPAKDAVYPGIAVFFQNAFIFFGGLVFKFGRTEDLWQ, encoded by the exons ATGTCCGGATTCCTGGATGGTATTAGATGTGGGGATTGTGAATGCAACATAGACTgggcagaaaaaagaaacaccatTGCCTCAATAGCAGCTGGAGTATTG TTTTTCACAGGATGGTGGATCATCATCGATGCGGCAATAATGTACCCCAAAGAGCAGGACTTTCACCACGCGTACCATGCCTGTGGGGTCATCGCCACTATTGCGTTTCTAAT GATCAACGCCGTGTCAAATGGGCAGGTGAGAGGTGACAGCTACAGCGAAGGCTGCATGggacagacag gtgCGAGAGTGTGGCTCTTTATCGGCTTCATGCTGGCCTTTGGTTCACTCATTGCTTCCATGTGGATTCTCTTTGGAGGCTTTGTTGTGCCTg CAAAGGATGCGGTGTATCCTGGGATTGCGGTTTTCTTCCAGAATGCCTTCATCTTCTTCGG ggGTCTGGTGTTCAAGTTTGGACGCACAGAGGACCTGTGGCAGTGA
- the mgst3b gene encoding microsomal glutathione S-transferase 3b, with amino-acid sequence MEILDILPANFGYVILTYFYSWVMLTYLGVNVGRARKKYDVKYPTMYSTKDDVFNCIQRAHQNTLEVYPQWLVFQTIASLVYPTAAAVLGVIWVTSRFSYAWGYYTGDPAKRMIGAYGYIGLFGLIFLSMSVALQLLGVI; translated from the exons ATGGAGATTTTGGACATTCTCCCTGCCAATTTCGGCTATGTGATCCTAACTTACTTCTACAGCTGGGTCATGTTGACTTACCTCGGCGTGAACGTCGGCCGGGCGCGGAAGAAGTATGACGTCAAG tACCCCACTATGTACAGCACTAAGGACGACGTGTTTAACTGCATCCAGAGAGCTCATCAGAACACCCTAGAGGTTTATCCACAGTGGCTGGTATTCCAGACCATTGCTTCACTGGTATATCCT ACGGCTGCCGCTGTTCTGGGGGTTATTTGGGTGACCAGCAGGTTCTCCTATGCCTGGGGTTACTACACTGGCG acCCAGCCAAGAGGATGATCGGGGCATATGGCTACATTGGCCTTTTCGGATTGATCTTCCTGTCAATGTCTGTGGCACTGCAACTGCTTGGAGTCATTTAA
- the eif2ak2 gene encoding interferon-induced, double-stranded RNA-activated protein kinase codes for MDAGQTNYVGRLNECAQRNGWSVKFDLVQSVGPAHSKIFTVKVVVNDKTYPEATGRNKKDAKQNAAKKALSILENDETVNTETNVSSSVNYSRLTQPNYICWLNEHSQKNKLQFVPKETMLMNLASNLQICTYACNYVCGDKEFPEAIGNSKKDAKEAAAKLVYELLTEQNKEQSNKFIDENGNGEENSDGADLSTNLQNLELNTPADTGNTTPDSNFIGILNSHCQKYKLVCDFKLVERKGPAHDPDFVYKVVINNEKYPEAQGKSAKEAKQKAAKLACLKLQESGLSSRISSPSKNSESTDDASMSEKTSQCHSKSESITFKDSFSVPEPQPPVVKTKIKLAANFNCSPVTSKKQSDINVLKKPKPSVKNTTLSNQSTKSRFLEEFDSVTKIGKGGFGGVFKARRKLEDTFFAVKIVKFTKTACREVKALSSLIQANIVRYYTSWIEETAYKDEASCDSGSQYLYIQMELCEGETLRKWIVQRNDHPEKYPERRQDATMIIKQVLEAVDYVHSKNHFHRDLKPENIMFGHNGEVKVGDFGLATKEKEEEDDKSLLERSKAGTRSYMSPEQRERQAYNRKVDIYAVGLIYFETLWSFKKQSGKGELWNDIRSKKFPEDFYRMFAFESKLIEQMLCENPEKRPEADQLLKTLKQHPATTTLKFLEEFDSITKIGKGGFGGVFKARRKLEDTFFAVKIVKFTKKACREVKALSSLVQANIVRYYTSWIEETAYKDEASETSSSSYCDSGSQYLYIQMELCEGETLCEWIEQRNDHPEKYPERRQDATMIIKQVLEAVDYVHSKNHIHRDLKPANIMFGHNGEVKVGDFGLATKEKEKEDDKSLLERSKAGTFSYMSPEQRKEQAYNRKVDIYAVGLIYFEMLWCFKTETEKSKLWDDIRSEKFPKDFCRMFAFESKLIEQMLCENPEKRPEADQLLKTLKQHPATTTLKYDVTKENKTY; via the exons ATGGACGCCGGCCAAACGAATTACGTGGGAAGACTGAATGAATGTGCACAGAGAAACGGCTGGTCTGTGAAGTTTGATCTGGTGCAGTCTGTTGGACCAGCACACAGCAAGAT ATTTACTGTAAAGGTAGTGGTGAATGATAAGACTTATCCTGAGGCAACGGGACGAAACAAGAAAGATGCCAAGCAAAATGCTGCAAAGAAGGCCCTCTCCATTTTAGAAAACGATGAAACGGTTAATACA GAAACAAACGTGTCCTCTTCTGTCAATTACTCACGTTTAACTCAACCCAACTACATATGCTGGCTGAATGAACACTCCCAAAAGAATAAGCTACAATTTGTTCCAAAAGAAACAATGCTGATGAATTTGGCCTCTAACCTCCA gaTATGCACTTATGCTTGTAATTATGtctgtggtgataaagaattcCCTGAAGCCATTGGCAACAGCAAAAAAGACGCCAAAGAGGCAGCAGCAAAACTGGTTTATGAGCTTCTTACAGAACAGAATAAAGAGCAAAGTAACAAA TTCATTGATGAAAATGGCAACGGGGAAGAAAATTCAGATGGTGCAGATCTCAG CACCAATCTTCAAAATCTAGAGCTAAACACACCTGCAGATACTGGAAATACAACACCGGACAGTAACTTCATAGGAATCCTTAACAGCCACTGTCAGAAATATAAACTTGTATGTGATTTTAAACTTGTGGAGCGAAAAGGGCCTGCACATGATCCTGA CTTTGTATACAAAGTCGTTATAAACAACGAAAAATATCCAGAAGCACAGGGAAAGAGTGCAAAAGaggcaaaacaaaaagcagctAAGCTAGCCTGCCTTAAACTTCAGGAATCTGGTTTAAGCAGTCGG atttcatCACCATCCAAAAACAG TGAGTCAACAGACGATGCCAGCATGTCTGAGAAAACTTCTCAATGTCATAGTAAATCGGAGTCTATCACATTTAAAGATTCATTTTCT GTACCAGAACCACAACCACCAGTcgttaaaacaaaaataaa ACTGGCTGCAAATTTTAACTGTTCACCAGTAACTAGTAAAAAG CAATCTGATATTAATGTGCTCAAAAAACCAAAACCCTCAGTGAAGAATACCACACTCTCCAACCAATCAACAAAATCAAG GTTTTTAGAGGAGTTTGATTCAGTAACTAAAATCGGAAAAGGAGGTTTTGGTGGCGTTTTCAAGGCCAGGCGAAAGCTTGAAGATACATTCTTTGCTGTCAAGATAGTGAAGTTCACTAA AACAGCTTGCAGAGAGGTCAAAGCTTTGTCCAGTCTTATCCAAGCTAACATAGTGCGTTACTACACATCATGGATTGAGGAGACTGCGTACAAAGATGAAGCATC CTGTGACAGTGGATCACAATACCTCTATATTCAGATGGAACTCTGTGAGGGAGAAACTTTGCGTAAATGGATTGTACAAAGGAACGATCACCCTGAAAAATACCCAGAACGGAGGCAGGATGCAACAATGATAATAAAACAGGTCTTGGAGGCAGTGGATTATGTCCATTCAAAGAATCACTTTCACAGGGACCTGAAG CCAGAAAACATAATGTTTGGACATAACGGCGAAGTGAAGGTGGGAGATTTTGGACTTGCTAccaaagaaaaggaagaagaagatgataaaAGTCTACTGGAACGTTCTAAAGCCGGAACTCGTTCTTATATGAGCCCCGAACAG AGAGAACGGCAAGCTTACAACAGAAAAGTGGATATTTATGCTGTGGGCCTTATTTACTTTGAGACGCTTTGgagttttaaaaaacaaagtggGAAAGGAGAG ctgtggaATGATATACGAAGTAAAAAATTCCCAGAAGACTTCTACAGAATGTTTGCTTTTGAA aGCAAGCTAATTGAACAAATGCTATGTGAAAATCCTGAGAAACGACCAGAAGctgatcagctgctcaaaacCCTGAAGCAGCACCCAGCCACCACAACCTTAAA GTTTTTAGAGGAGTTTGATTCAATAACTAAAATCGGAAAAGGAGGTTTTGGTGGCGTTTTCAAGGCCAGGCGAAAGCTTGAAGATACATTCTTTGCTGTCAAGATAGTGAAGTTTACTAA AAAAGCTTGCAGAGAGGTCAAAGCTTTGTCCAGTCTTGTCCAAGCTAACATAGTGCGTTACTACACATCATGGATAGAGGAGACTGCGTACAAAGATGAAGCATCAGAAACTTCCAGCAGTTCATA CTGTGACAGTGGATCACAATACCTCTATATTCAGATGGAACTCTGTGAGGGAGAAACTTTGTGTGAATGGATTGAACAAAGGAACGATCACCCTGAAAAATACCCAGAACGGAGGCAGGATGCAACAATGATAATAAAACAGGTCTTGGAGGCAGTGGATTATGTCCATTCAAAGAATCACATTCACAGGGACCTGAAG CCAGCAAACATAATGTTTGGACATAACGGCGAAGTGAAGGTGGGAGATTTTGGACTTGCTaccaaagaaaaggaaaaagaagacgATAAAAGTCTACTGGAACGTTCTAAAGCCGGGACTTTTTCTTATATGAGCCCTGAACAG AGAAAAGAGCAAGCTTACAACAGAAAAGTGGATATTTATGCTGTGGGCCTTATTTACTTTGAGATGCTTTGGTGTTTTAAAACAGAAACGGAAAAATCTAAG ctgtgggATGATATACGAAGTGAAAAATTCCCAAAAGACTTCTGCAGAATGTTTGCTTTTGAA agCAAGCTAATTGAACAAATGCTATGTGAAAATCCTGAGAAACGACCAGAAGctgatcagctgctcaaaacCCTGAAGCAGCACCCAGCCACCACAACCTTAAAGTACGATGTaaccaaagaaaacaaaacatactaA
- the rsrp1 gene encoding arginine/serine-rich protein 1 isoform X2, translating to MRTEESTRLNGSHLSERTPPAFVQESSLTPRSSRSSSRSISGSSISSSSSSSGHSYSSSDQSRSPSVSRRSRRHSRHGSRFSSDSSSSFRSRSRPRCYRVSDRSRCCRRHRSRRYSPNRGRSTRRGDRRYSRSNSRSSSRGRYYRRSRRSRSRSSSYRRTRGAHIGRYRCRFSPSPVRRYSRDRSKSPECSIRLSQKDKKELLNIARENAAKILGVDVVKLPTSVSYHEEHVTEVLEFDSDRRVRPDPVPLKKRSQI from the exons ATGAGGACTGAAGAGTCTACTAGGCTTAACGGCTCTCATCTTAGTGAGAGAACGCCGCCTGCTTTCGTCCAGGAATCCTCACTGACGCCCCGATCTTCACGCTCGAGCAGTCGAAGCATCAGTGGTAGTAGtattagcagcagcagcagcagcagtggccATTCTTATTCCAGCAGTGATCAAAGCAGGTCACCCTCAGTGTCGCGCAGGTCACGGAGACACTCCCGTCACGGATCACGCTTCTCTTCAGATTCAAGCAGCAGTTTCCGCTCTCGTTCTCGCCCTCGCTGCTACCGAGTTTCGGATCGTTCGCGTTGCTGTCGTCGCCACCGATCTCGCCGTTACAGCCCGAACCGAGGGCGCTCGACACGCCGAGGAGATCGCCGGTATTCGCGGTCTAACAGCCGCTCTTCTTCCCGGGGGAGGTATTACAGAAGGTCGAGGAGGTCCCGTTCTCGCTCATCAAGCTACAGGAGAACAAGAGGCGCTCACATTGGCAGGTACCGGTGCAGATTCTCCCCTTCACCTGTGAGGAGATACTCCAGGGACAGGTCAAAATCCCCAGAGTGCTCCATTCGTCTTAGTCAGAAAG ACAAAAAGGAACTTCTGAATATTGCCAGAGAAAATGCAGCGAAGATTCTCGGGGTAGATGTCGTGAAACTGCCTACCAGTGTGAGCTATCATGAGGAACATGTGACAGAGGTGTTAGAGTTTGACTCTGATAGGAGAGTGAGACCAGACCCTGTGCCACTAAAGAAACGATCACAA ATATGA
- the rsrp1 gene encoding arginine/serine-rich protein 1 isoform X1, producing the protein MRTEESTRLNGSHLSERTPPAFVQESSLTPRSSRSSSRSISGSSISSSSSSSGHSYSSSDQSRSPSVSRRSRRHSRHGSRFSSDSSSSFRSRSRPRCYRVSDRSRCCRRHRSRRYSPNRGRSTRRGDRRYSRSNSRSSSRGRYYRRSRRSRSRSSSYRRTRGAHIGRYRCRFSPSPVRRYSRDRSKSPECSIRLSQKDKKELLNIARENAAKILGVDVVKLPTSVSYHEEHVTEVLEFDSDRRVRPDPVPLKKRSQNEGVADEDGISRVSPAKNR; encoded by the exons ATGAGGACTGAAGAGTCTACTAGGCTTAACGGCTCTCATCTTAGTGAGAGAACGCCGCCTGCTTTCGTCCAGGAATCCTCACTGACGCCCCGATCTTCACGCTCGAGCAGTCGAAGCATCAGTGGTAGTAGtattagcagcagcagcagcagcagtggccATTCTTATTCCAGCAGTGATCAAAGCAGGTCACCCTCAGTGTCGCGCAGGTCACGGAGACACTCCCGTCACGGATCACGCTTCTCTTCAGATTCAAGCAGCAGTTTCCGCTCTCGTTCTCGCCCTCGCTGCTACCGAGTTTCGGATCGTTCGCGTTGCTGTCGTCGCCACCGATCTCGCCGTTACAGCCCGAACCGAGGGCGCTCGACACGCCGAGGAGATCGCCGGTATTCGCGGTCTAACAGCCGCTCTTCTTCCCGGGGGAGGTATTACAGAAGGTCGAGGAGGTCCCGTTCTCGCTCATCAAGCTACAGGAGAACAAGAGGCGCTCACATTGGCAGGTACCGGTGCAGATTCTCCCCTTCACCTGTGAGGAGATACTCCAGGGACAGGTCAAAATCCCCAGAGTGCTCCATTCGTCTTAGTCAGAAAG ACAAAAAGGAACTTCTGAATATTGCCAGAGAAAATGCAGCGAAGATTCTCGGGGTAGATGTCGTGAAACTGCCTACCAGTGTGAGCTATCATGAGGAACATGTGACAGAGGTGTTAGAGTTTGACTCTGATAGGAGAGTGAGACCAGACCCTGTGCCACTAAAGAAACGATCACAA AATGAAGGCGTGGCAGATGAAGACGGGATTTCAAGAGTGTCTCCAGCAAAAAACCGATAA